The Hevea brasiliensis isolate MT/VB/25A 57/8 chromosome 1, ASM3005281v1, whole genome shotgun sequence genome has a window encoding:
- the LOC110642199 gene encoding putative E3 ubiquitin-protein ligase XBAT31 translates to MGQGLSCAATQEHGLFSAVQSGDLDTVKAVLERDPSLMHQTTAYDRQSALHIAAANGRIEILSMLLEGSMDPDVVNRHKQTPLMLAAMHGKIACLKKLIEAGANILKFDSLHERTCLHYAAYYGHSDCLQAVLSAAQSSPVAVSWGYARFVNIRDDRGAAPLHLAARQRRPQCVRILLDNGALVCASTGGYGCPGSTPLHLAARGGSLDCIRELLAWGADRFQRDASGRIPYLVALKHKHGACAALLNPSSAEPLVWPSPLKFISELNQEAKALLERALMEANKEREKKILKGTAYSLPSPSHSDSGADDNISEASDTELCCICFEQVCTIEVQDCGHQMCAQCTLALCCHNKPNPATACINPPVCPFCRSSIVRLVIAKVKDCEDADQEIGDIGSPKMRKARRSRNFSNEGSSSFKGLSAMSPFGKMGGRGSGRLATENEWVDKP, encoded by the exons ATGGGTCAGGGACTCAGTTGTGCAGCGACTCAAGAACATGGGCTCTTCAGTGCCGTCCAGTCTGGTGACTTGGACACTGTAAAGGCTGTGCTTGAGAGAGACCCATCTCTTATGCACCAAACCACTGCTTATGATCGCCAATCTGCACTTCATATTGCTGCTGCTAATGGCCGGATCGAG ATTTTATCTATGCTTTTGGAGGGATCTATGGATCCAGATGTTGTGAATCGTCACAAACAG ACTCCGCTTATGCTGGCTGCGATGCATGGCAAAATAGCTTGTTTGAAAAAGCTAATCGAAGCTGGAGCAAAT ATTTTAAAGTTTGATTCACTTCATGAAAGAACTTGCTTGCACTATGCTGCTTACTACGGCCATTCTGATTGCCTTCAAGCTGTACTCTCTGCTGCTCAATCTAGCCCTGTTGCTGTCTCTTG GGGATATGCACGGTTTGTCAATATTAGAGATGATAGGGGAGCTGCACCATTGCATTTAGCAGCCCGTCAAAGAAGACCCCAATGTGTACGTATCTTGTTAGACAATGGAGCTCTTGTCTGTGCTTCAACAGGCGGATATGG CTGCCCAGGGAGTACTCCTCTTCATTTGGCAGCCAGAGGAGGATCTCTTGATTGCATCCGTGAATTGCTGGCATGGGGCGCAGATCGTTTTCAAAGAGATGCATCTGG GAGAATACCCTATTTAGTTGCTTTGAAGCATAAGCATGGAGCTTGTGCAGCCCTACTAAATCCTTCTTCAGCTGAGCCTCTTGTCTGGCCATCACCTTTAAAGTTCATCAGTGAGCTTAATCAGGAAGCTAAAGCTTTGCTAGAACGTGCCTTAATGGAGGCAAATAAGGAGAGGGAGAAGAAAATCTTGAAGGGAACTGCTTATTCACTTCCATCTCCATCACATTCTGATTCTGGCGCAGATGACAATATATCTGAG GCAAGCGATACAGAGCTGTGCTGCATATGTTTTGAGCAGGTGTGCACAATTGAAGTGCAAGACTGTGGTCACCAGATGTGTGCGCAGTGCACACTAGCCCTATGCTGCCACAACAAACCAAACCCAGCAACTGCGTGCATAAACCCTCCAGTTTGCCCGTTCTGTCGAAGCTCCATTGTCCGCCTAGTGATTGCCAAAGTCAAAGATTGTGAGGATGCTGATCAGGAAATTGGAGACATTGGTTCACCAAAGATGAGGAAAGCAAGGAGGTCACGAAACTTCAGTAACGAGGGAAGCAGCAGCTTCAAGGGCTTATCGGCGATGAGTCCATTTGGAAAAATGGGCGGCCGTGGCTCAGGAAGACTTGCTACAGAAAATGAATGGGTCGATAAGCCTTAA
- the LOC110642201 gene encoding uncharacterized protein At3g17950 isoform X1, whose protein sequence is MAQQEEGWPLGLQPLNVRVGLPRNGEFSGSVSFNTLLTGSPTSSTDSSSDLDTESTGSFFHDRSITLGSLIGVSNILEFSRKSSRVRKVKVLKDKKSDKKHKTWIFSLCSRETTDAQSVNNPPPLAHFLAVERRAANEYRRNQRPNTYDELSLAQPFTEPNSLFVNGRVAPPRVSPYETDSEKRRNGGLEHGNGHGVPVLFSCMCGQLS, encoded by the exons ATGGCTCAACAG GAAGAAGGGTGGCCCCTGGGTTTACAGCCCCTGAATGTGAGAGTTGGTTTACCTAGAAATGGTGAATTTTCTGGATCAGTATCTTTCAACACTTTACTCACTGGTTCTCCAACTTCCTCAACAGATTCCTCATCAGATTTAGACACAGAG TCTACAGGATCTTTCTTCCATGACAGAAGCATTACGCTTGGGAGCCTTATCGGTGTTTCTAACATATTGGAGTTCTCTAGGAAATCATCAAGGGTAAGGAAAGTGAAAGTGTTAAAGGACAAGAAGAGCGACAAGAAACACAAAACGTGGATTTTCTCTTTATGTTCAAGAGAAACCACTGACGCCCAAAGTGTGAACAATCCTCCTCCTCTTGCCCACTTTCTTGCTGTGGAGAGAAGAGCAGCCAATGAATATAGAAGGAATCAAAGACCTAATACATATGATGAACTTTCCTTAGCTCAGCCTTTCACAGAACCTAACTCACTATTTGTTAATGGCAGAGTTGCTCCTCCTAGAGTGAGTCCATATGAGACTGATAGTGAAAAGAGAAGAAATGGAGGGTTAGAGCATGGTAATGGGCATGGAGTTCCAGTCCTATTTTCTTGCATGTGTGGACAACTCTCCTAG
- the LOC110642201 gene encoding uncharacterized protein At3g17950 isoform X2, with product MWEEGWPLGLQPLNVRVGLPRNGEFSGSVSFNTLLTGSPTSSTDSSSDLDTESTGSFFHDRSITLGSLIGVSNILEFSRKSSRVRKVKVLKDKKSDKKHKTWIFSLCSRETTDAQSVNNPPPLAHFLAVERRAANEYRRNQRPNTYDELSLAQPFTEPNSLFVNGRVAPPRVSPYETDSEKRRNGGLEHGNGHGVPVLFSCMCGQLS from the exons ATGTGG GAAGAAGGGTGGCCCCTGGGTTTACAGCCCCTGAATGTGAGAGTTGGTTTACCTAGAAATGGTGAATTTTCTGGATCAGTATCTTTCAACACTTTACTCACTGGTTCTCCAACTTCCTCAACAGATTCCTCATCAGATTTAGACACAGAG TCTACAGGATCTTTCTTCCATGACAGAAGCATTACGCTTGGGAGCCTTATCGGTGTTTCTAACATATTGGAGTTCTCTAGGAAATCATCAAGGGTAAGGAAAGTGAAAGTGTTAAAGGACAAGAAGAGCGACAAGAAACACAAAACGTGGATTTTCTCTTTATGTTCAAGAGAAACCACTGACGCCCAAAGTGTGAACAATCCTCCTCCTCTTGCCCACTTTCTTGCTGTGGAGAGAAGAGCAGCCAATGAATATAGAAGGAATCAAAGACCTAATACATATGATGAACTTTCCTTAGCTCAGCCTTTCACAGAACCTAACTCACTATTTGTTAATGGCAGAGTTGCTCCTCCTAGAGTGAGTCCATATGAGACTGATAGTGAAAAGAGAAGAAATGGAGGGTTAGAGCATGGTAATGGGCATGGAGTTCCAGTCCTATTTTCTTGCATGTGTGGACAACTCTCCTAG
- the LOC110652681 gene encoding cyclin-dependent protein kinase inhibitor SMR10-like, giving the protein MFSQFKPISFMGVSNPEMFLSEKDLNSVEFNFLVRPALKFEDECDIAPLRGGDDQDDELHDLKGQQEEEEAEEEEEEREQEEHKEEDKFKSLVSTLKIKLPSLGEFKIEEDVDDGVKTPTSLDHRIPVILPCPTAPRKPKSLPSNKRKSPRRRVLLDLSNEIESLFPPALRADLGGKIKKVRQENDTK; this is encoded by the coding sequence ATGTTTTCCCAATTTAAACCAATTTCATTCATGGGGGTGTCGAATCCTGAGATGTTTTTATCAGAGAAAGACCTGAATTCCGTGGAATTCAATTTCCTTGTAAGACCCGCATTGAAATTTGAAGATGAGTGTGATATTGCACCTTTACGAGGTGGGGATGATCAAGATGATGAGCTTCATGATCTGAAAGgccaacaagaagaagaagaagcagaagaagaagaagaagaaagagaacaAGAAGAACATAAAGAAGAAGATAAATTCAAGTCGTTGGTTTCTACTTTGAAGATAAAATTGCCGTCTTTAGGAGAATTCAAGATTGAAGAAGATGTTGATGATGGAGTCAAGACTCCAACATCTTTGGATCACAGAATCCCAGTGATCCTTCCATGCCCAACTGCACCAAGAAAACCTAAATCTCTCCCATCAAATAAAAGAAAATCGCCTCGCCGGAGAGTCCTTCTTGATCTATCAAATGAGATTGAATCTTTGTTCCCTCCAGCTCTTCGTGCAGATCTTGGTGGAAAGATTAAGAAAGTTAGACAAGAAAATGATACCAAATGA